The Aedes aegypti strain LVP_AGWG chromosome 3, AaegL5.0 Primary Assembly, whole genome shotgun sequence genome contains a region encoding:
- the LOC110678029 gene encoding uncharacterized protein LOC110678029, with amino-acid sequence MVVPIRELQDVFGNKKRIRIDTNKDNLQIIGNQNRILIKSNEGTLNVVGNLNNVKVMRNSGKINYIGNEGSIYLSDQSKSIKVNYTGNNARIRVCDHEQLLDRFR; translated from the coding sequence ATGGTCGTACCAATTCGGGAACTTCAAGATGTGTTCGGGAACAAGAAGCGCATCCGGATAGATACCAACAAGGACAATCTGCAAATCATCGGAAACCAGAACAGGATACTGATCAAATCAAATGAAGGAACCTTGAACGTGGTTGGGAATCTGAACAACGTGAAAGTTATGCGAAATAGTGGCAAAATCAACTACATCGGCAACGAAGGTTCGATCTATCTGAGTGACCAGAGCAAATCGATCAAAGTGAACTATACCGGAAACAATGCAAGGATCCGGGTTTGTGACCATGAACAACTATTGGATCGATTTCGCTAA